A region from the Arachis ipaensis cultivar K30076 chromosome B01, Araip1.1, whole genome shotgun sequence genome encodes:
- the LOC107648342 gene encoding gibberellin-regulated protein 14-like yields the protein MCLSEWETTPVRQPIPNPVMSPSLKPPTAKRPSKKKKNLRRPLPTSQQPRPPLPIVSPTTPTTTSPSTPASDVPPTVTPQTMQAASQGTTSRFMDFMPNPTVRVSSSRRWPQPAFRPPAKKGVNN from the coding sequence ATGTGTCTATCTGAATGGGAGACCACCCCAGTTCGTCAACCCATTCCTAATCCAGTCATGTCTCCTTCACTTAAGCCACCCACCGCAAAAAGgccatcaaagaagaagaagaatctgaggaGACCACTACCAACTAGTCAGCAACCACGTCCTCCTCTGCCTATTGTCAGTCCAACAACACCAACTACTACTAGTCCATCAACCCCAGCTTCTGATGTGCCACCCACTGTGACACCTCAAACTATGCAAGCTGCCTCCCAGGGCACTACTTCAAGGTTCATGGACTTCATGCCAAATCCCACAGTTAGAGTATCAAGCTCAAGGAGGTGGCCGCAGCCAGC